The Thermosipho japonicus region TTAATATAATTTCATGTTCAAATGAGCTAAAGATTATATCATGCTTTTTGTTTTCAATAACGTATTCTACTATTTTTTCTCCCTTTTCTTTATCCTTTACTTCCACATTTATTAATTTTTCTTTTGGCAAAACATTGAATACTTCAACAAGTTCAGGTACTGGCGCTACCTTTTTAATATCTTTCAAAAAAGATTTTGTTACCTCTAAATCCACATTAAATACCCTTTTTAGATTAGAATCATGCGTTACAACTATTTTCTCATCTAACGTCATATAAACATCAAGTTCTACACCATCTGCTCCATAATCAATTGCACCTTTAAATGAATCAATAGTATTTTCAATATACTTTTCAGGATAACCTCTATGTCCCAAAATTTTCATGCATCTCACCTCTCATATAATAGTTGAAAAATTAAAAAAATACTGTTAGAATAAAAGTGTAATAAGGGGGTAATAAAAATTAAAACTTTAATAAAAATTG contains the following coding sequences:
- a CDS encoding glycerophosphodiester phosphodiesterase family protein, with protein sequence MKILGHRGYPEKYIENTIDSFKGAIDYGADGVELDVYMTLDEKIVVTHDSNLKRVFNVDLEVTKSFLKDIKKVAPVPELVEVFNVLPKEKLINVEVKDKEKGEKIVEYVIENKKHDIIFSSFEHEIILKCAEKYKDEKFGLLFDERHQNLSFENIRELFENHNIYSAHLPIELLYIDKKKFFMLVKYLKGIGKKIVFWTVNKIEEVEAIKDFTDIIITNSVEKMVEYLKK